A stretch of the Vitis riparia cultivar Riparia Gloire de Montpellier isolate 1030 chromosome 13, EGFV_Vit.rip_1.0, whole genome shotgun sequence genome encodes the following:
- the LOC117928377 gene encoding uncharacterized protein At4g26485-like, with the protein KPPLIYPPRLGSDTKSSSSRPALQQNQITSPPSLGSCSDYTFQTNLRTHPPPPLSSSSFTHSKTSGTSCFQPTLQTLETHQQLSSRSSSTGERWIKHYSSEYKILLVGEGDFSFSASLAVAFASATNITATSLDSIEFLSTNYRYALSNIDTLRSLGAKVMHDVDATKMAHVFPFNCMRFDRVVYNFPLAGFFPNASREDQIRRNQMLVQLFLENAKKMIHIDGEIHIVHKSNGFFLEWNLEFLASRVGLRLVEEEPFNFMDYPGYRTKYGFGGDNNFNCNPSRTYKFGKIPNEKPSYL; encoded by the exons AAACCACCCCTTATTTATCCGCCGAGATTGGGCTCAGATACCAAGTCTTCAAGTTCAAGGCCTGCGTTGCAACAGAATCAAATCACTTCTCCACCGAGCTTAGGATCATGCAGTGACTACACATTTCAGACAAATCTACGGACTCATCCTCCCCCTCCACTGAGCTCTAGCTCATTCACCCACTCCAAAACAAGTGGTACATCATGTTTTCAGCCAACACTACAGACTCTAGAGACTCACCAACAACTGAGTTCTAGGTCATCCAGCACAGGAGAAAGATGGATCAAGCACTACAGCAGTGAGTACAAAATATTGCTGGTGGGTGAAGGGGACTTCTCATTCTCTGCGTCTTTGGCTGTGGCTTTTGCTTCTGCTACAAACATAACCGCTACTTCTCTTGATTCTATAG AGTTTTTGAGCACAAACTATAGGTATGCCTTGTCCAACATCGATACACTACGGAGCTTGGGAGCTAAGGTCATGCATGATGTTGATGCCACTAAAATGGCACACGTTTTCCCATTCAATTGCATGCGTTTTGATCGAGTTGTCTACAACTTCCCGCTGGCTGGATTTTTTCCCAATGCTTCAAGGGAAGATCAGATCCG GCGAAATCAAATGCTGGTACAGCTGTTTTTAGAAAATGCTAAGAAGATGATTCACATAGATGGAGAAATCCACATTGTTCACAAAAGCAATGGCTTCTTTCTTGAGTGGAATTTGGAATTTCTAGCCTCAAGAGTTGGGCTTCGACTTGTAGAAGAAGAGCCCTTTAATTTTATGGACTACCCAGGGTACCGCACCAAGTATGGCTTTGGGGGTGACAATAACTTCAACTGCAATCCCAGCAGAACTTACAAATTTGGGAAAATACCGAATGAGAAGCCTAGCTACTTGTAG